From the Selenomonas timonae genome, one window contains:
- a CDS encoding gluconeogenesis factor YvcK family protein, whose translation MHLMKWLYPGMGFKRWLFVFAIGTLCVGLGVALIFNYKYIDSIEEAIFRFVYTWQGSYDYGFTAIAGTAVALLGSGLMLLATRHIIRSVITALMPEGTSARLVDLVYEKTRLSRGPAVTVIGGGHGLSVLLRGIKELTSNVTAVVTVADDGGSSGRLREELGIIPPGDLRNCLVALADTEPLMEKLFQHRFEGRSNLAGHSFGNLFLAAMAEVTGDMETALRESSKVLAVKGRVLPASKQSVRLDAILEDGTVVEGESHIPEVPGRIRRVRLHPQDVAPVPSALEAIRTADAIILGPGSLYTSIMPNLLVNGVAEELRKSRALKIYICNVMTQPGETDGYTASMHAEAIIKHAGRGAIDFMLVNSAPISDELREKYAAEGIVPVAVDEAAINALGIGFVAADIINQSDAVRHDPDKLSRNVMRMIYDFRVS comes from the coding sequence ATGCATCTGATGAAATGGCTCTACCCCGGCATGGGCTTCAAGCGCTGGCTCTTCGTCTTTGCGATTGGAACGCTCTGCGTCGGCCTCGGGGTCGCCCTGATTTTCAACTACAAATACATCGACAGCATCGAGGAGGCGATCTTCCGCTTCGTCTATACGTGGCAGGGTAGCTATGACTACGGCTTCACGGCGATTGCGGGGACGGCGGTTGCACTTCTCGGCAGCGGGCTCATGCTGCTCGCGACGCGGCACATCATCCGCTCCGTCATCACGGCGCTGATGCCTGAGGGGACATCGGCGCGCCTCGTCGATCTCGTCTATGAAAAGACGCGCCTCAGCCGAGGTCCTGCGGTCACGGTAATCGGCGGCGGCCACGGACTCTCCGTGCTCCTGCGCGGAATCAAGGAACTGACGAGCAATGTGACGGCGGTGGTGACGGTCGCAGATGACGGCGGCTCATCAGGACGTCTGCGTGAGGAGCTGGGCATCATCCCTCCGGGCGATCTCAGGAACTGCCTCGTTGCGCTCGCCGACACCGAGCCGCTGATGGAAAAACTCTTTCAGCATCGCTTCGAGGGGCGGAGCAATCTCGCGGGTCACAGCTTTGGTAACCTCTTTCTCGCGGCGATGGCGGAGGTCACTGGCGATATGGAGACGGCGCTGCGCGAGTCCTCAAAGGTTCTCGCGGTCAAAGGGCGTGTGCTCCCCGCCTCGAAGCAGTCCGTGCGCCTCGATGCGATCCTCGAGGACGGCACCGTCGTCGAGGGCGAGTCCCACATCCCCGAGGTGCCGGGGCGCATTCGCCGCGTTCGTCTTCATCCGCAGGATGTTGCGCCCGTGCCGTCCGCACTCGAAGCGATCCGCACGGCGGATGCAATCATCCTCGGTCCCGGCAGTCTCTACACGAGCATCATGCCGAACCTTCTTGTGAACGGCGTGGCGGAGGAGCTCCGCAAGAGCCGCGCGCTCAAGATCTACATCTGCAATGTCATGACGCAGCCTGGCGAGACGGACGGCTATACGGCCTCCATGCACGCGGAGGCAATCATCAAGCATGCGGGGCGCGGCGCGATCGACTTTATGCTCGTCAACAGCGCACCGATCTCGGATGAACTGCGCGAAAAGTATGCGGCGGAGGGAATTGTGCCCGTCGCCGTGGACGAGGCGGCGATCAACGCGCTCGGCATCGGCTTTGTTGCGGCCGACATCATCAATCAGTCGGATGCTGTGCGGCATGACCCCGACAAGCTGAGCCGCAACGTCATGCGCATGATCTACGATTTTCGGGTGAGCTGA
- the rapZ gene encoding RNase adapter RapZ encodes MADVKRAVEKFRPVIVTGLSGGGKSLAARYMEDLGYFCVDNLPPVFIPKFIDLCRETHGQISRAAIVVDTRSREFFDDFVRILGELDAGDVAYELLFIEASDDVIIRRYKETRRPHPLAPDARISEGVTRERGQLAEIRARATQLIDTSRLRKAELREIIRQHYDTPGKDAEMNVNILSFGFKYGIPLDADLVFDVRFLPNPFYVDSLRNKSGTVPQVSSYIESWDVTQKFEQQLDGMIDFLLPQYVKEGKSQLVIAIGCTGGMHRSVFIAKHLYDRIKGSYAAHLEHRDLMKNEVHEHVSEG; translated from the coding sequence ATGGCAGACGTGAAACGTGCGGTGGAGAAGTTCCGCCCCGTGATCGTGACGGGGCTGTCTGGCGGCGGCAAATCGCTTGCCGCACGCTATATGGAGGATTTGGGATATTTCTGCGTCGACAATCTGCCCCCCGTCTTCATTCCGAAATTCATCGACCTCTGCCGCGAGACGCACGGGCAGATCAGCCGCGCGGCGATCGTTGTGGACACGCGCAGCCGCGAGTTCTTCGACGACTTTGTGCGCATTCTCGGTGAACTGGATGCGGGGGATGTTGCCTATGAGCTCCTCTTCATTGAGGCGTCCGACGACGTCATCATCCGCCGCTACAAGGAGACGCGCCGCCCCCACCCACTCGCACCGGATGCGCGCATCTCGGAGGGCGTGACGCGCGAGCGTGGACAGCTCGCAGAGATCCGTGCACGCGCGACGCAGCTGATCGACACCTCCCGTCTGCGCAAGGCTGAGCTGCGCGAGATCATCCGCCAGCACTACGATACGCCGGGCAAGGACGCGGAGATGAATGTCAATATCCTTTCCTTTGGCTTCAAGTATGGCATCCCGCTCGACGCCGACCTCGTCTTTGACGTGCGCTTCCTGCCGAATCCGTTCTATGTGGACTCACTGCGCAACAAGAGCGGCACGGTTCCGCAGGTCTCCTCCTACATCGAGTCGTGGGATGTGACGCAGAAATTCGAGCAGCAGCTCGACGGGATGATCGATTTCCTTCTGCCGCAGTACGTGAAGGAGGGCAAGAGCCAGCTCGTCATCGCCATCGGCTGTACGGGTGGCATGCACCGTAGCGTCTTTATCGCAAAGCACCTCTACGATCGGATCAAGGGGAGCTATGCGGCGCATCTCGAGCATCGCGACCTCATGAAGAATGAGGTGCATGAACACGTGAGCGAGGGCTAG
- a CDS encoding HAD family hydrolase, giving the protein MAIKLIALDLDGTLLTSDKKITTRIKDILARAMSRGVTVTIATGRMLRSALYFARLLASDAPVICCNGGYVGKAEGAPVFARYFDPALTREFLTFAYERDWYVNWYIGMEIYAPEYREEYFAAYRTTAHFVVNGVGRDFLRYTENVPQFVLRELDEGIDSYVRAVQERFGDQLVPQQNTGTSVDINPPGVNKAVGVKALADAMGLTLDEVMVAGDADNDYEMLEMGAFSVVPENGLPGAKERARYITASNDANGIALAIEKFVL; this is encoded by the coding sequence ATGGCAATCAAACTCATTGCGCTCGATCTGGACGGAACGCTCTTGACATCGGACAAGAAGATCACGACACGCATAAAGGACATTCTTGCTCGCGCAATGTCGCGCGGCGTCACTGTGACGATTGCGACGGGACGCATGCTGCGCTCGGCGCTCTACTTTGCGCGCTTGCTTGCCTCGGATGCGCCCGTTATCTGCTGCAACGGCGGCTATGTTGGAAAAGCGGAGGGGGCTCCCGTCTTTGCACGCTATTTCGATCCCGCTCTGACGCGCGAGTTTCTGACATTTGCCTACGAGCGTGACTGGTACGTGAACTGGTACATCGGCATGGAGATCTACGCACCGGAGTACCGTGAGGAATACTTTGCCGCCTATCGAACGACGGCGCATTTCGTGGTGAACGGTGTCGGGCGTGACTTTCTGCGCTATACGGAGAATGTCCCGCAATTCGTCCTGCGCGAGCTGGACGAGGGCATCGACTCCTATGTGCGTGCGGTGCAGGAGCGCTTCGGCGATCAGCTCGTGCCGCAGCAGAATACGGGCACGAGCGTCGACATCAACCCGCCTGGCGTGAATAAGGCGGTCGGTGTCAAGGCACTCGCGGATGCGATGGGGCTGACCCTCGATGAGGTGATGGTCGCGGGCGATGCGGACAATGACTATGAGATGCTCGAGATGGGCGCGTTCTCCGTCGTGCCCGAGAACGGGCTTCCGGGTGCAAAGGAGCGGGCGCGCTATATAACGGCGTCGAACGACGCGAACGGGATTGCGCTTGCGATTGAGAAATTCGTACTGTGA
- a CDS encoding Cof-type HAD-IIB family hydrolase, with protein sequence MAVKLFVSDLDGTMLPDGNVVSAENIAAVRRATEAGVVVTIATGRMFEAALPVAQALGVDVPIISYNGGLIKSPSGRVYEEHTIDAALAHDIIAFCQERDWYIQTYSGGVLRYVEACDESRFYENSQKLTGEAVGWDGMFAHTAGNCKLLLVTEGRDVTLVRSEAVLAAFGDRVDVTRSADCLIEIVPKGISKASALRSLANKLGVAIEETMAIGDAYNDLPMLKAAGKSVAMGNAFPEVKAVTDYETLSCTENGLAAAIYHYVLGMGADAPVPMKG encoded by the coding sequence ATGGCGGTCAAGCTGTTTGTATCGGATCTGGACGGGACGATGCTGCCGGACGGCAATGTGGTCTCGGCAGAGAATATTGCGGCGGTGCGCCGTGCGACGGAGGCGGGCGTCGTGGTGACGATTGCGACGGGGCGTATGTTCGAGGCGGCGCTGCCCGTTGCACAGGCGCTTGGCGTCGATGTGCCGATCATCTCGTACAACGGCGGGCTCATCAAGAGCCCGAGCGGGCGCGTCTATGAGGAGCATACGATTGACGCGGCGCTTGCGCATGACATCATCGCGTTCTGTCAGGAGCGCGACTGGTACATCCAGACATACAGCGGTGGCGTTCTGCGCTATGTCGAGGCGTGCGACGAGTCACGCTTCTATGAGAACTCACAGAAGCTCACAGGCGAGGCGGTCGGGTGGGACGGCATGTTTGCACATACGGCGGGCAACTGCAAGCTGCTCCTCGTGACCGAGGGACGCGATGTGACGCTCGTACGCTCGGAGGCGGTGCTTGCGGCATTCGGCGATCGGGTGGATGTGACGCGCTCGGCGGACTGCCTCATCGAGATCGTGCCGAAGGGGATCTCTAAAGCATCGGCACTGAGGTCGCTTGCGAACAAACTTGGCGTCGCGATCGAGGAGACGATGGCGATCGGCGATGCATACAATGATCTGCCCATGCTGAAGGCGGCGGGCAAGAGTGTTGCTATGGGCAACGCGTTCCCCGAGGTCAAAGCGGTGACGGACTACGAGACCCTCTCCTGCACGGAGAACGGGCTTGCGGCGGCGATCTATCACTATGTGCTCGGCATGGGGGCGGATGCGCCCGTGCCGATGAAGGGCTGA
- a CDS encoding NusG domain II-containing protein produces MKKNDLVLIGALLLLCGIGAIFFFTHADSEARHAVITQNNVELYDIPLTGHTGTEEIRISDEDGENIIRIEGETIAVIDADCPDLVCVHTGAASKKGDVIACLPHKLLIEVK; encoded by the coding sequence ATGAAGAAGAACGACCTCGTACTCATCGGCGCGCTGCTCCTCCTCTGCGGGATCGGCGCCATATTTTTTTTCACGCACGCGGACAGTGAGGCGCGCCACGCCGTCATTACGCAGAACAATGTCGAGCTCTATGACATCCCACTCACAGGACATACGGGCACGGAGGAGATCCGCATCTCTGACGAGGACGGCGAGAATATCATCCGCATTGAGGGCGAGACGATCGCTGTCATTGACGCCGACTGCCCCGATCTCGTCTGTGTGCATACGGGTGCGGCATCGAAAAAGGGCGACGTGATTGCCTGCCTGCCGCACAAGCTCCTGATCGAAGTGAAATGA
- a CDS encoding Gx transporter family protein, with product MNGLQRITRIALLTALSLILFILEGFLPLPLPVPGAKLGLAAIVTLIALYMLPARDAALMLTLRIILASAFGGGLAPMLYSLAGGAASFAAMVLLKRYTQLSIVSISAAGGFLHNMAQLLVAAAVLETTALFVYAPMLGIVGILTGILIGITARGILQKTSR from the coding sequence ATGAACGGACTTCAACGGATCACACGCATTGCGCTGCTCACGGCGCTCTCGCTCATTCTCTTTATCCTCGAGGGCTTCCTCCCTCTGCCGCTTCCCGTCCCGGGTGCAAAGCTCGGACTTGCCGCCATTGTCACACTGATTGCACTCTATATGCTGCCAGCACGCGACGCGGCACTCATGCTCACACTGCGCATCATCCTCGCCTCCGCCTTCGGCGGCGGACTTGCCCCCATGCTCTACAGTCTCGCAGGCGGTGCGGCGAGCTTTGCAGCGATGGTGCTGCTGAAACGATACACGCAGCTCTCCATCGTCAGCATCAGTGCGGCGGGTGGCTTCCTACACAATATGGCGCAGCTGCTTGTCGCCGCCGCAGTCTTGGAAACCACGGCACTCTTCGTCTATGCGCCCATGCTTGGCATCGTCGGCATACTCACGGGCATACTCATCGGCATCACCGCACGCGGAATTTTACAGAAAACATCAAGATAA
- the fumC gene encoding class II fumarate hydratase, producing MEYRIEHDSLGEVKVPADKYWAAQTERSFENFPIGIEKMPAEIIHAFGILKKSAAIANNKLGKLDEKRLDAIKAACDEIIAGKLAEHFPLAVWQTGSGTQSNMNVNEVIANRGNEIAGEKILHPNDHSNMSQSSNDTFPTAMHIAAVIAIEDGLFPSIDLLANTFRRLMKENEGIVKTGRTHLQDAVPISFTQEISGWLAMLEQSKKQLQAALPFLHELALGGTAVGTGLNTPKGFDVAVAKAASELTGKNFVTAPNKFHALTSKDAIVFAHGGLKGLAANMMKIANDIRWLAAGPRCGLGEITIPANEPGSSIMPGKVNPTQCESVTMVAVQVMGNDAAIGIAASQGNFELNVFMPVMIYDFLQSARLLTDSLKSFNDRCVTGITANREKMHENLHRSLMLVTALNPYIGYENAAKTAHKAFDENISLKEACVALGFLTAEKFDEVFHPEEMV from the coding sequence ATGGAGTATCGCATCGAACATGATTCCCTCGGCGAAGTCAAGGTGCCCGCAGACAAGTATTGGGCGGCGCAGACGGAGCGCAGCTTCGAGAACTTCCCCATCGGCATTGAGAAGATGCCCGCCGAGATCATCCACGCATTCGGCATTCTGAAGAAATCCGCCGCGATTGCAAACAACAAGCTCGGCAAGCTCGACGAGAAGCGCCTCGATGCCATCAAGGCGGCATGCGATGAGATCATCGCGGGCAAACTCGCAGAGCATTTCCCGCTTGCGGTCTGGCAGACGGGCAGCGGCACTCAGTCGAACATGAACGTCAACGAGGTCATCGCGAACCGCGGCAACGAGATCGCGGGCGAGAAGATCCTCCATCCGAACGATCACTCCAATATGTCGCAGAGCTCGAACGACACCTTCCCGACAGCCATGCACATTGCCGCCGTCATTGCGATCGAGGACGGACTCTTCCCGAGCATCGATCTCCTTGCGAACACCTTCCGCCGCCTGATGAAAGAAAACGAGGGCATCGTCAAGACGGGGCGCACCCATCTGCAGGACGCCGTGCCCATCTCCTTTACGCAGGAGATCAGCGGTTGGCTCGCCATGCTCGAGCAATCGAAGAAGCAGCTGCAGGCGGCGCTCCCCTTCCTCCACGAGCTTGCGCTCGGCGGCACAGCGGTCGGCACGGGGCTGAACACGCCGAAGGGCTTCGATGTCGCCGTTGCCAAGGCAGCGAGCGAACTGACGGGCAAGAACTTCGTCACTGCGCCGAACAAGTTCCACGCACTCACGAGCAAGGATGCGATCGTCTTTGCACACGGCGGACTCAAGGGGCTCGCGGCAAACATGATGAAGATTGCAAACGACATCCGCTGGCTCGCCGCAGGTCCGCGCTGCGGTCTCGGCGAGATCACGATCCCCGCGAACGAGCCGGGCAGCTCCATCATGCCGGGCAAGGTCAACCCAACCCAGTGCGAATCCGTCACGATGGTCGCCGTACAGGTCATGGGCAACGATGCCGCCATCGGCATTGCCGCCTCGCAGGGCAATTTCGAACTGAACGTCTTCATGCCCGTCATGATCTACGACTTCCTCCAGTCCGCGCGGCTGCTCACCGACTCCCTCAAGTCGTTCAATGACCGCTGCGTCACGGGCATCACGGCGAACCGCGAGAAGATGCACGAGAACCTGCATCGCTCGCTCATGCTCGTCACGGCGCTGAACCCATACATCGGCTACGAGAACGCTGCAAAGACCGCGCACAAGGCATTCGACGAGAACATCAGCCTCAAGGAGGCGTGCGTCGCCCTCGGTTTCCTCACCGCTGAGAAATTCGATGAGGTCTTCCATCCCGAAGAGATGGTGTAA
- a CDS encoding Crp/Fnr family transcriptional regulator gives MLTHEILAPHTELLLQHDLFEGIPAEALPELLNALGGEMKRYAAGTDIMRMGRAPIVTGIILTGAIEVSFLNENADQIDMNIFEAGKSFGETMEGANLAASRMFVKALSDTLILRLQFRQLYERTACSDPHLWRFTLNMLRRISQKGTFYQHKIRIMGQKSIRAKLSVYLQAIPVEGDGTAVRELNQTQLARYLGVERSALSREMSHMRDEGIIDYDRKTLRVLNPDFLAI, from the coding sequence ATGCTGACGCATGAAATACTGGCACCGCACACGGAACTCCTGCTGCAGCACGATCTGTTTGAGGGAATCCCCGCAGAAGCTCTGCCGGAACTTCTGAATGCGCTTGGCGGTGAGATGAAGCGTTATGCGGCAGGCACGGATATCATGCGCATGGGGCGCGCGCCGATTGTGACGGGGATTATCCTCACGGGTGCGATTGAGGTGTCCTTTCTCAATGAGAATGCCGACCAGATCGACATGAATATCTTTGAGGCGGGCAAGAGTTTCGGCGAGACGATGGAGGGGGCGAATCTCGCGGCAAGCCGTATGTTCGTCAAGGCACTCAGCGATACGCTGATCCTGCGCCTGCAGTTCCGACAGCTCTACGAGCGTACCGCGTGCAGCGACCCGCATCTCTGGCGGTTCACGCTGAATATGCTGCGCAGAATTTCGCAGAAGGGAACCTTTTATCAGCACAAGATCCGCATCATGGGGCAGAAGAGCATCCGCGCAAAGCTCAGCGTCTACCTGCAGGCAATCCCCGTGGAGGGGGATGGTACTGCCGTGCGTGAGCTGAACCAGACGCAGCTTGCGCGCTATCTCGGCGTGGAGCGCAGTGCGCTCAGCCGCGAGATGAGCCATATGCGCGACGAGGGGATCATCGACTACGACCGTAAGACGCTCCGCGTGCTCAATCCGGATTTTTTGGCGATTTAG
- a CDS encoding FAD-dependent oxidoreductase: MQNTSYQNLIIGFGKAGKTLAGFLAKKGETVALVERSKARYGGTCINVACIPSKSLEYSARLSAEIGGGFAAKAERYRAAISEKRRLTAMLREKNYAKVTGTGAVVIDGEAHFVDAHTVSVTTADGEQRITAERIFINTGAVPFVPPIPGAAESTHVHTSETMMELDELPEKLVIIGGGYIGLEFASYYENFGSSVAVVQDGDVFIPREDAEISARVLQQMNDRGIHVLTGAKIMRIEDGAAGANVVIQAADGEKTLAANAILIATGRRPNTEALNLAAAGVRQTARGAVEVDEHLRTNVPHIWAMGDVTGGLQFTYISLDDFRIVKDQLAGSSERTTANRGAVPYSVFLDPPLSRVGMTEAEAQSAGFDVRVLRLEVAAIPKAQVYKKPAGILKAIVDAKTDTILGAHFFCPESQEMINLMKAAIDHGITARALGSAIYTHPTMTEALNDLFG; encoded by the coding sequence ATGCAGAACACATCATATCAAAATCTCATCATCGGTTTTGGCAAGGCGGGCAAGACACTCGCGGGCTTCCTCGCAAAGAAAGGCGAGACGGTCGCCCTCGTCGAGCGGTCAAAGGCGCGTTACGGCGGCACCTGCATCAACGTTGCCTGCATCCCGTCGAAATCCCTCGAATACAGCGCGCGTCTCTCGGCCGAGATCGGCGGAGGCTTTGCTGCAAAAGCGGAACGCTATCGCGCCGCCATCTCGGAGAAGCGCCGCCTCACTGCAATGCTGCGCGAGAAGAACTACGCGAAGGTAACGGGCACAGGTGCTGTCGTCATCGACGGAGAGGCACACTTTGTCGATGCGCACACGGTCTCTGTGACGACGGCAGACGGGGAGCAGCGGATCACAGCGGAGCGCATCTTTATCAACACGGGCGCAGTCCCCTTCGTCCCGCCGATCCCAGGAGCGGCAGAGAGCACACACGTCCACACGAGCGAGACCATGATGGAGTTGGACGAACTGCCGGAGAAACTTGTCATCATCGGCGGCGGCTACATTGGGCTGGAATTCGCTTCCTACTACGAGAACTTCGGCTCCTCCGTCGCAGTGGTGCAGGACGGCGATGTCTTTATCCCGCGTGAAGATGCAGAGATTTCCGCACGCGTCCTGCAGCAGATGAACGACCGCGGCATCCACGTCCTGACGGGCGCAAAGATCATGCGCATCGAGGACGGCGCTGCGGGCGCAAACGTCGTCATCCAGGCGGCGGACGGTGAAAAGACGCTTGCGGCAAACGCTATCCTCATCGCCACGGGACGCCGCCCGAACACGGAAGCGCTGAACCTCGCGGCGGCAGGTGTACGGCAGACGGCGCGCGGCGCGGTGGAGGTCGATGAACACCTCCGCACGAATGTCCCGCATATCTGGGCGATGGGCGATGTCACAGGCGGACTGCAGTTCACCTACATCTCCCTCGACGATTTCCGCATCGTAAAGGATCAGCTCGCAGGTTCCTCCGAGCGTACGACGGCGAATCGCGGCGCAGTCCCCTACTCCGTCTTCCTCGACCCGCCGCTCTCGCGCGTCGGCATGACCGAGGCAGAGGCACAGTCGGCAGGCTTTGACGTGCGCGTCCTCCGCCTCGAGGTTGCAGCCATTCCAAAGGCGCAGGTTTACAAGAAACCAGCAGGCATCCTGAAGGCAATCGTAGATGCAAAGACCGACACAATTCTCGGCGCGCATTTCTTCTGCCCCGAGTCGCAGGAGATGATCAACCTCATGAAGGCGGCAATCGACCATGGCATTACCGCCCGCGCGCTCGGCTCTGCCATCTACACGCACCCGACCATGACCGAGGCACTGAACGACCTCTTTGGATGA
- a CDS encoding alpha/beta hydrolase, which translates to MKNWVKYISRAVFAFGLAVLSPSAFGAPASQEQGIVLSGEVKQDYIQKEMDALYHPTKNTAAKPWSPPNGWIHEKLTIGDVPVERIAPTKSAAQRIILLLHGGGYMGGITDRYRALSVRQATYMDAAEVYNVDYRLAPAHVYPAALEDAEAVYRGLLTRGIAPSNIIVFGDSSGGNLALALALRLKEQGLPQPALLLLLSPWVDFEHKDGTSRTENFEKDKMLGAGTPFADAVRKAPPYAGSLPLDDPRLSLIHADLSGLPPMLIQTGGYDLLLTEDEQLAEKAAADGTPVTLSVYPEMPHVFPLVLPKLAESFTALEEMRDFVNRYMNDLP; encoded by the coding sequence ATGAAGAACTGGGTGAAATACATCAGCCGCGCAGTGTTTGCGTTTGGTCTTGCCGTTCTGTCCCCATCCGCATTTGGTGCGCCCGCTTCACAGGAGCAAGGCATTGTATTGTCAGGGGAGGTGAAACAGGACTACATTCAAAAAGAGATGGATGCACTCTACCACCCCACCAAGAATACTGCGGCAAAACCATGGTCCCCGCCCAATGGTTGGATCCATGAAAAACTTACGATCGGAGATGTGCCCGTCGAGCGGATTGCGCCGACAAAATCGGCCGCACAGAGGATCATCCTGCTGCTGCACGGCGGCGGCTATATGGGCGGCATAACCGATCGCTACCGTGCGCTGTCTGTTCGTCAGGCAACATATATGGATGCGGCGGAGGTCTACAACGTAGACTATCGGCTTGCCCCCGCGCACGTCTATCCGGCCGCGCTGGAGGATGCGGAAGCTGTCTATCGCGGGCTGCTCACACGTGGAATCGCTCCGTCAAACATTATTGTTTTCGGAGATTCTTCGGGCGGCAATCTCGCCCTCGCACTTGCGCTCCGGCTAAAAGAGCAGGGGCTTCCGCAGCCCGCCCTGCTGCTTCTGCTCTCGCCATGGGTGGATTTCGAGCACAAGGACGGCACATCACGCACGGAGAATTTTGAAAAAGACAAAATGCTCGGTGCCGGAACCCCATTTGCAGACGCTGTTCGCAAAGCACCGCCCTACGCGGGCAGTCTCCCGCTCGACGATCCGCGCCTCTCTCTTATTCACGCCGATCTCAGCGGACTGCCGCCGATGCTGATCCAGACGGGCGGCTACGATCTTCTCCTGACAGAGGACGAACAGCTTGCGGAAAAGGCGGCTGCAGACGGTACTCCTGTGACGCTCAGCGTCTACCCCGAGATGCCCCACGTCTTCCCGCTCGTCCTGCCCAAACTCGCAGAAAGTTTCACTGCACTGGAGGAGATGCGGGACTTTGTGAATCGGTATATGAACGACCTACCATAA
- a CDS encoding peptide chain release factor 3 gives MATLKEELAREIEKRRTFAIISHPDAGKTTLTEKLLLYGGAIHLAGSIKSRKTQRHAVSDWMEIEKQRGISVTSSVLQFDYDGYRINILDTPGHQDFSEDTYRTLMAVDSAVMIIDAAKGVEAQTRKLFRVCRQRGIPIFTFVNKLDRFGKAPLDLMDELENVLGIRSYPMNWPIGIDGTYRGVYDREKNRIELFAEDVTHGQETRVSEVFEMDDPAWVERVGEEAAAALFDDIELLRDAGEEFDRATVDAGELTPMFFGSAMTNFGVQNFLEEYIRLAPTPAPRISSDGLIEPDDEKFSGFVFKIQANMNPAHRDRLAFIRISSGKFDRNMSVWHAPSGKLIKLAQPQQFLAQDRQIIDTAYPGDIVGLFDPGVFGIGDTLCDPSHKFKFEDFPVFPPERFARVAAKDTMKRKQFVKGIEQLTQEGAIQLFEQVGAGLDSYIVGTVGTLQFEVLEYRLKNEYNTEITMQMQPFETARWLAFPDGRTITPADLRGADRGMFVHDRSGNPVLLVSNEWALGWIRENNPDLQLGQVPFDRREA, from the coding sequence ATGGCAACGCTAAAAGAAGAACTCGCGCGCGAAATCGAAAAGCGCCGCACATTCGCCATCATCTCGCATCCTGACGCGGGCAAGACCACGCTCACGGAGAAGCTGCTGCTCTACGGGGGCGCGATCCATCTCGCCGGCTCGATCAAGTCGCGCAAGACACAGCGCCACGCCGTCTCCGACTGGATGGAGATCGAGAAGCAGCGCGGCATCTCCGTCACATCCTCTGTCCTGCAGTTCGACTATGACGGCTATCGCATCAACATCCTCGATACCCCCGGGCATCAGGACTTCAGCGAGGACACCTACCGCACGCTGATGGCGGTGGACAGCGCCGTCATGATTATCGATGCGGCAAAGGGCGTGGAGGCGCAAACGCGCAAGCTGTTCCGCGTCTGCCGTCAGCGCGGCATTCCCATCTTCACCTTCGTCAACAAGCTCGACCGCTTCGGCAAGGCGCCGCTCGACCTGATGGATGAACTCGAGAACGTGCTCGGCATCCGCTCCTATCCGATGAATTGGCCCATTGGAATAGATGGCACGTATCGCGGTGTCTACGACCGCGAGAAGAACCGCATCGAGCTGTTCGCCGAGGATGTCACGCACGGGCAGGAGACGCGTGTCTCCGAGGTGTTCGAGATGGATGATCCCGCGTGGGTGGAGCGCGTCGGAGAGGAGGCTGCCGCCGCACTCTTTGACGACATCGAGCTGCTGCGCGATGCGGGCGAGGAGTTCGACCGTGCAACGGTGGATGCGGGCGAGCTCACGCCGATGTTCTTCGGCTCGGCAATGACGAACTTCGGCGTGCAGAACTTCCTCGAGGAGTACATCCGCCTTGCACCGACACCTGCACCGCGCATCTCCTCGGACGGTTTGATCGAACCCGACGATGAGAAATTCTCGGGCTTCGTCTTCAAGATCCAGGCGAATATGAACCCCGCGCACCGCGACCGCCTTGCCTTTATCCGCATCTCCTCGGGCAAGTTCGACCGCAATATGAGCGTCTGGCACGCGCCCTCGGGCAAGCTCATCAAGCTCGCACAGCCGCAGCAGTTCCTCGCGCAGGATCGCCAGATCATCGACACGGCATATCCCGGCGACATCGTGGGGCTCTTCGACCCCGGCGTGTTTGGTATCGGCGACACGCTCTGCGATCCCTCGCATAAATTCAAATTCGAGGACTTCCCCGTGTTTCCGCCCGAGCGCTTCGCGCGCGTCGCCGCAAAGGACACGATGAAGCGCAAGCAGTTCGTCAAGGGCATCGAGCAGCTCACGCAGGAGGGGGCGATCCAGCTCTTCGAGCAGGTCGGCGCGGGACTTGACAGCTACATCGTCGGCACCGTCGGCACGCTCCAGTTCGAGGTGCTCGAGTACCGTCTGAAGAACGAGTACAACACGGAGATCACGATGCAGATGCAGCCGTTCGAGACGGCGCGCTGGCTCGCGTTCCCCGATGGGCGCACAATCACGCCCGCCGACCTGCGCGGCGCGGATCGCGGCATGTTCGTCCACGACAGGAGCGGCAACCCCGTCCTCCTTGTGAGCAACGAGTGGGCGCTCGGCTGGATCCGCGAGAACAACCCGGATCTGCAGTTGGGGCAGGTACCGTTCGACCGCAGAGAAGCATAA